DNA from Cryomorphaceae bacterium:
TATCAATACGTTATTTCGAATGATTCATTTTGTTGCAACTACAACTGGGATAATATTTGTCAAAATGCCTACAACAACTTTGGAGGCACCATAGAGTCGCCCTTTATACCAATTACACCTGTTGACGATTTTACGTTCCAGTTTTTCCCCAATCCTTCAAACGGAATGATTCAGATTGTGTTGGATAATCCTGATCCGATGGAACCCGTTTTTGTTCGCATTACGGGAATGACCGGACAGCTATTGCTAAGTCAACAAATCAACATGGACACACCAGGAGCACTTTACCCGATGGATGTGAATCAACTGGCCTCGGGCATGTACCTGATTTCTGTTCAGCACAGAGACCAAATTCACAGCAAACCGATGGTTAAACAATAATCGCTTGTAATCTGGCATAAGATGAGAAAGCCCCGGAATTTTCCGGGGCTTTTTCTTTGTCATCCCATTCACCGGGTTATTGGTCCTGGAGTTCCTGCAGCACTGCTTTCAAAGCATCCAGTTCTGTTTTCATCTCGCGGAGTGCTTCAATTAAAACCGGGATGAGTTGCGAATAGGCTACAGTTTGGTATACCGTTTCATCTCCGGTATTAAGAAACATCGCTTTCTCCTCTATCATTTCAGGAAAGACCGAAGCCACATCCTGTGCCATCAGCCCGTATTGCTTTCGCTCCCGAACGCGTGCATCCGAGTCATTCTTTCGGGCTGGTGTGGTCAACGTATAATGAGTACCCTGCAGCGTCAATAAACGATCGAGAGCTTCTTCTATCGGGAGAACATCCTTTTTGAGTCGTTGATCAGAAAGTGTCTGCCACCCTCCCTCCGAAAAACCCGTACCCTCTACACCGATATCTGCCGTAAAATAGCCCGCCCAACCACTCGTTGGATTGGTGCTCTCGCCATATATTCCGTGAAATCCTGAACCATATACTGCGATGCTCGGGCTGCTGGCACCTCCCGGATTGTTGTTGATTCCATATACGCCGTATCCCTGACTACTCTGTGAGCGCCCCAAAGTGCCGTGAAAACCAATGCCACTTACGCCTCCTCCTGCGCTCGTCCGAAGGTTTGACCCGTATACCGCGGCATTTCCTGTGGCACTTGCAGGAATTTCTCCGTACACAGCAAAGCCGGCACCCACATTTCTTGCTTTTATCGCCGCACCTTCGCTGTTGTTACTGTTGGTGGCACCTGATATGGAAGGAAGCTGATTAGCCGGGTTGCTGTTAACCGATACAATTGCCCACCCGGTTCCCGACTGCTCTACATCTATACCTGTGGAATTGGTTGCACTTGTTGATACAAC
Protein-coding regions in this window:
- a CDS encoding tail fiber domain-containing protein, translated to MRIQKSREFPQKQVHFGLNQKTEIMKYYLSFSLFVLFSITALAQVPQKMNYQAVIRDANENLLTNAGVGIQVSIVDATTQNAVYIEHHSASTNAQGLVTLEIGNGTVLTGSFDEINWPLGSFDIQIDTDPDGGTNYTISGTSELLSVPYAFYAQDAGVGNITLNHAYNGGGEGEGRIVFTDAGPLELIHSASNEAAMVVSTSATNSTGIDVEQSGTGWAIVSVNSNPANQLPSISGATNSNNSEGAAIKARNVGAGFAVYGEIPASATGNAAVYGSNLRTSAGGGVSGIGFHGTLGRSQSSQGYGVYGINNNPGGASSPSIAVYGSGFHGIYGESTNPTSGWAGYFTADIGVEGTGFSEGGWQTLSDQRLKKDVLPIEEALDRLLTLQGTHYTLTTPARKNDSDARVRERKQYGLMAQDVASVFPEMIEEKAMFLNTGDETVYQTVAYSQLIPVLIEALREMKTELDALKAVLQELQDQ